One Candidatus Aquicultor sp. genomic window carries:
- a CDS encoding chemotaxis protein CheW — protein MSQEQAFEQDQLVVFEVGDESFGIDISLVQEIIRLQPITEVPKAPMHVKGVINLRGKVIPVVDLIERFGFSSSEETKATRIVVVNVLGNTVGMIVDAVSEVLRLSIDSIEPPSSIVESVGSQYLKGIGKLEERLIILLDLDKLLAEMGAKAIGDFAGLSAVA, from the coding sequence ATGAGTCAGGAACAGGCATTTGAGCAAGACCAGCTAGTGGTCTTTGAAGTAGGGGATGAGTCGTTTGGCATCGACATATCTCTCGTTCAAGAGATTATCAGATTGCAACCGATAACCGAGGTTCCTAAAGCGCCGATGCACGTGAAGGGCGTTATTAACCTTCGCGGTAAAGTTATCCCGGTTGTCGATCTAATCGAGCGCTTCGGCTTCTCATCGAGCGAGGAAACAAAAGCAACGCGTATCGTTGTTGTCAACGTCCTCGGCAATACCGTCGGCATGATCGTCGACGCGGTGTCGGAAGTCTTAAGGCTCTCAATCGATTCAATCGAGCCGCCTTCCTCAATTGTGGAGAGCGTCGGCTCACAATATCTTAAGGGAATCGGCAAGCTTGAAGAGCGCCTCATTATCCTGCTTGACCTGGATAAGCTTCTTGCCGAGATGGGCGCAAAGGCGATCGGCGATTTCGCCGGGTTATCAGCAGTGGCCTAG